The genome window CGGGCGCCACTTCATCGTCAAAACTGACGACAATGGACATGGGCCCTTCCCACGAACTGTCGAGCACTTCAAACGGCGTGTTCTTCGCCGCAATCCGGGCCAACGTGTTCTTGATGACCTTGAACTCCAGAGACCGCTCGCGCATGTGCAAGCGAAGCTGGGCCATGTGCGCCGCCGACAGACCCTGATAATTGGTCAGGACCGCCGACTTGGCCTTGGCGAACACTCCGTTCAAACGTTCAATCTCTTGATCTTTTACTGGTGTCGGCACAACGTGCTTCCTTTCTTTCGCTTCAATCCTTCAACGGATCGACATCCGCACCACCCGCAGGCAGCCGGTCAGTTCACCGAATACGCCACTTTGACGCCGGGTCCCATGGTGGTGGACAACGACACGCCGCGAACGTACAAGCCCTTCGCCGTCGCCGGCTTCATGCGCACCAGCGTGTTCATGAATTCCTTGAAATTTTCCGCCAGGTCTTCCACCGAAAAACTGGACTTGCCGACC of Nitrospina watsonii contains these proteins:
- the rplJ gene encoding 50S ribosomal protein L10, coding for MPTPVKDQEIERLNGVFAKAKSAVLTNYQGLSAAHMAQLRLHMRERSLEFKVIKNTLARIAAKNTPFEVLDSSWEGPMSIVVSFDDEVAPAKALSDFAKSGVDKTPQVVCGIVDGQAVTAEQVKALSNLPSKEVLISQMLSVFQGPTRNFVGVFASLQRKLVGTLDAVREHKAKQG